A genomic region of Azoarcus sp. KH32C contains the following coding sequences:
- a CDS encoding HD-GYP domain-containing protein, whose translation MSDSLPVVNVDQLQVGMFVSLDMPWMDHPFLVNSFRITSEKQLRTLRELGLGQIAYDPARSDAEPLPADPEHPAPPPPPLEPEDREQIEAKRQRAERMRMHRETIDSCEKAYGECVGSTKNLIGDILRDPGGATAQAGAMVATLASTFLCDEGATVMLVASRKRDDANHQHMLNVMILTMILAKGMGLNREVFEAAGMGALLHDIGTTRISPVVLRSKRRNKPEETLYRLHGEYGLQLVGEHVTPPVRAIIREHHECIDGSGFPAGRQGKQINPLARMVAIANRYDNLCNPHHLHDALTPAEALSQMYARESARFDGYMLAAFIKELGVYPPGSFVRLSTGSLAIVIAVTPGNTLKPTVLVYEPGVPRRDALVLSLAEAEGVTIDEVLKPSALPRPVVEYLNPRMNLAYFARQAAG comes from the coding sequence ATGTCGGATTCCCTACCTGTCGTCAATGTCGATCAGTTGCAGGTGGGAATGTTCGTGTCGTTGGACATGCCGTGGATGGACCATCCCTTCCTGGTCAATTCCTTCCGCATCACGAGCGAGAAGCAGCTGCGGACCCTGCGCGAGCTCGGGCTGGGCCAGATCGCCTATGATCCGGCGCGCTCGGACGCCGAGCCGCTGCCGGCGGACCCGGAACACCCTGCGCCGCCCCCGCCACCGCTCGAACCGGAAGATCGTGAGCAGATCGAGGCCAAGCGGCAGCGTGCCGAGCGCATGCGCATGCATCGCGAAACCATCGATAGCTGCGAGAAGGCTTACGGAGAGTGCGTCGGCTCGACGAAGAATCTGATCGGCGACATTCTGCGCGATCCGGGAGGTGCGACGGCGCAGGCCGGCGCGATGGTCGCGACGCTGGCATCAACCTTCCTCTGCGACGAGGGGGCGACGGTGATGCTGGTGGCGTCGAGGAAGCGCGACGACGCGAACCACCAGCACATGCTCAACGTCATGATCCTGACGATGATTCTGGCGAAGGGCATGGGGCTGAATCGCGAGGTGTTCGAGGCGGCCGGCATGGGGGCGCTGCTGCACGACATCGGCACGACCCGGATCAGCCCCGTCGTGTTGCGGAGCAAGCGGCGCAACAAGCCCGAGGAGACGCTGTACCGGCTGCACGGCGAGTATGGGCTGCAGCTCGTCGGCGAGCATGTCACGCCACCGGTGCGTGCGATCATCCGCGAGCATCACGAATGCATCGACGGCAGCGGTTTTCCGGCCGGGCGCCAGGGCAAGCAGATCAATCCGCTGGCACGCATGGTCGCGATCGCCAACCGCTACGACAACCTGTGCAATCCGCACCACCTGCACGACGCGCTGACGCCCGCCGAGGCGCTGTCGCAGATGTATGCGCGGGAGTCGGCGCGTTTCGACGGTTACATGCTGGCGGCGTTCATCAAGGAGTTGGGCGTTTATCCGCCGGGGTCCTTCGTGCGCCTGTCGACGGGCTCGCTTGCGATCGTGATCGCGGTGACGCCGGGTAATACGCTGAAGCCCACGGTGCTGGTCTACGAGCCGGGTGTGCCGCGCCGCGATGCGCTGGTGCTGAGCCTGGCGGAGGCCGAGGGGGTCACGATCGACGAGGTGCTGAAGCCTTCCGCGCTGCCGCGGCCGGTCGTCGAGTATCTCAATCCGCGTATGAATCTCGCGTATTTCGCGCGTCAGGCGGCCGGCTAG
- the tpx gene encoding thiol peroxidase → MSTVTLGGNPIEVAGKFPQKGDTAPPLSLVAGDLKDVTLADYAGKRKVLNIVPSLDTPTCATSTRKFNAEASKLDDTVVLVISADLPFAAKRFCVAEGLENVVPLSTMRGRNFMRDYGVEIASGPLAGVTARAVVVLDADNRVIHSQLVGEIKEEPDYGAALAALK, encoded by the coding sequence CTGGGCGGCAACCCGATCGAAGTGGCCGGCAAGTTCCCGCAAAAGGGCGATACCGCCCCGCCGCTGTCGCTGGTCGCGGGTGACCTGAAGGACGTGACGCTCGCCGACTACGCCGGCAAGCGCAAGGTCCTGAACATCGTCCCGAGCCTCGACACTCCGACCTGCGCGACCTCGACGCGCAAATTCAACGCCGAGGCAAGCAAGCTCGACGATACCGTCGTGCTAGTGATCTCGGCCGACCTGCCCTTCGCGGCGAAGCGCTTCTGCGTGGCCGAGGGGCTCGAGAACGTCGTGCCGCTGTCGACGATGCGTGGCCGCAATTTCATGCGCGACTATGGCGTTGAGATCGCTTCCGGACCGCTTGCGGGCGTGACCGCGCGCGCGGTCGTCGTGCTCGACGCGGACAACCGTGTGATCCACTCCCAGCTCGTCGGCGAGATCAAGGAAGAGCCGGATTACGGCGCCGCGCTGGCCGCGCTGAAGTAA